From one Flavobacterium kingsejongi genomic stretch:
- a CDS encoding TetR/AcrR family transcriptional regulator has protein sequence MSITNKDATEQLIKDTAKRLFFGEGRFNATTQEIADAAGVNRTLINYYFRSRNALFDLVFLDAQEKEQQRSEAIIFSELPFKAKIEEFIDDSFIMAKEYPYMEIYLVTQFNQGCFFKNPEDMERLLAKFYEEFEVEMNKGTIDKMDPIQFILNMISLISFPISMRPLFQQTMRISDEDYEKILKDRKEIILNTLFKK, from the coding sequence ATGTCAATAACGAATAAAGATGCTACAGAACAGCTGATTAAGGATACAGCGAAGCGATTATTTTTTGGCGAGGGGCGTTTTAATGCGACCACACAGGAAATAGCAGATGCAGCAGGAGTGAACAGAACGCTTATCAATTATTACTTCAGGTCCCGTAATGCTTTATTTGATCTTGTATTTCTTGATGCACAGGAAAAAGAACAACAACGATCGGAAGCTATTATATTCTCCGAACTGCCTTTTAAAGCGAAAATAGAAGAGTTCATTGATGATTCCTTTATTATGGCGAAAGAATATCCTTATATGGAGATCTATTTAGTTACCCAGTTCAACCAGGGCTGTTTCTTTAAAAACCCGGAAGATATGGAACGTTTACTGGCTAAGTTTTATGAAGAATTTGAAGTCGAAATGAACAAAGGCACAATCGATAAGATGGATCCGATCCAGTTTATACTAAATATGATCTCCCTGATTTCCTTTCCCATATCCATGCGGCCGCTGTTTCAGCAGACGATGCGCATAAGCGACGAGGATTATGAAAAAATACTGAAAGATCGCAAAGAAATTATATTGAATACCCTTTTTAAAAAGTAA
- the glyA gene encoding serine hydroxymethyltransferase, which yields MQRDEQIFDLILEEQERQIHGLELIASENFVSDQVLEAAGSILTNKYAEGYPGKRYYGGCEVVDVIEQIAIDRAKALFGAEYANVQPHSGSQANTAVYHACLKPGDKILGFDLSHGGHLTHGSPVNFSGRLYNPVFYGVDKETGVLNYDKIQEIATKEQPKLIIAGASAYSRDMDFERFRVIADSVGAILMADISHPAGLIAKGLMNDPMPHCHIVTTTTHKTLRGPRGGMIMIGKDFENPFGIKTPKGEIRMMSSLIDGAVFPGNQGGPLEHIIAAKAVAFGEALSDEFFTYARQLQKNAKAMAAAFVKRGYDIISGGTDNHMMLIDLRNKNISGKDAENALVKAEITVNKNMVPFDDKSPFVTSGIRVGTAAITTRGLLEADMETIVDLIDRVIMDHTNEELLEQIADEVNDMMSERPIFVF from the coding sequence ATGCAACGCGACGAACAAATTTTTGACTTAATTCTTGAAGAACAAGAGCGCCAGATTCACGGACTGGAACTTATCGCTTCGGAAAATTTTGTAAGTGATCAGGTATTGGAAGCAGCAGGTTCCATACTAACGAATAAATATGCTGAAGGTTACCCAGGCAAAAGATACTACGGCGGATGTGAAGTAGTCGATGTTATTGAGCAGATTGCTATTGACAGAGCTAAAGCATTGTTTGGTGCAGAATATGCCAATGTTCAGCCTCACTCCGGATCACAAGCCAATACGGCTGTTTACCATGCCTGCCTGAAACCAGGTGATAAAATCTTAGGATTTGACCTGTCTCATGGTGGCCACTTAACACACGGTTCTCCGGTGAATTTCTCCGGTAGATTATACAATCCGGTATTTTATGGTGTAGACAAAGAAACAGGCGTTTTAAACTATGATAAAATTCAGGAAATTGCGACCAAAGAACAACCAAAATTAATTATTGCCGGTGCTTCTGCTTATTCCAGAGATATGGATTTTGAGCGTTTCCGAGTGATTGCAGACAGTGTAGGAGCAATCCTTATGGCTGATATTTCGCACCCGGCAGGATTAATTGCCAAAGGGTTGATGAATGATCCAATGCCACATTGCCATATCGTTACGACCACTACGCATAAAACATTACGCGGACCACGAGGTGGGATGATCATGATTGGGAAGGATTTTGAAAATCCTTTCGGTATCAAAACTCCAAAAGGGGAAATCCGTATGATGTCTTCTCTAATTGATGGTGCCGTATTTCCTGGAAACCAGGGCGGGCCTTTAGAGCATATCATCGCTGCAAAAGCAGTAGCTTTTGGCGAAGCGTTATCCGATGAATTTTTCACATACGCCCGCCAACTGCAGAAAAATGCTAAAGCGATGGCAGCAGCATTTGTAAAAAGAGGATATGATATCATCTCTGGTGGTACCGATAATCACATGATGCTAATCGATTTGAGAAATAAAAATATCTCAGGGAAAGATGCTGAAAATGCATTGGTAAAAGCAGAAATTACAGTAAACAAAAATATGGTGCCTTTTGATGACAAATCACCATTTGTTACTTCCGGGATCCGTGTGGGTACAGCAGCAATTACTACCCGTGGACTTTTAGAAGCTGATATGGAAACTATAGTAGACCTTATTGACAGGGTAATTATGGACCATACCAATGAAGAATTATTGGAGCAAATTGCGGATGAAGTAAACGATATGATGAGCGAAAGGCCAATTTTCGTTTTCTAA
- a CDS encoding IS1182 family transposase, protein MRFKHYNQQQTMLLPYSFDDLIPHTHAVRIVDQVVESLNIQPLLKAYSKEGNPGYHPKMLLKVMLYAYMTNIYSSRKIELALRENINFMWLTSMTIVDHNTINRFRSDKLKESFKEIFKQVVLMLASEGLVNLKQIYTDGTKIEAQAGRYTFVWGKSIKTNKAKMLTQLEELWNYAQSIDNEDDPNPEPTEFKEISKEVIEKTVAKIDAKLSGNEKTSSKAKAKLRYIKNNFTSNLEKYEKQEAILGERNSYSKTDTQATFMRMKEDHMLNGQLKPAYNTQISTQNQIIVHYTIHQNPTDTKTLQPHLENLEQTFGKKLFKKIKEITTDAGYGSEENYDYLKQKKLKAFVKYNTFEKEQDQNYQKKHKAFSKENLYYNPEEDYYVCPMGQKMHKTYQNQKTTTTGYTQTLSHYQAKNCEGCSLRGQCFKAQGNRSIERNHNLERHKQQARELLLSEIGIQRRKQRSADVEPVFAQLKHNNGFRRFSLKGLQKVELEFGLMALGHNLRKKIAA, encoded by the coding sequence ATGAGATTCAAACATTATAACCAACAACAAACGATGCTTCTACCTTATTCGTTTGATGATTTAATTCCACATACACATGCGGTTCGAATAGTTGACCAAGTTGTGGAATCCCTTAATATCCAGCCTCTTTTAAAAGCGTACAGTAAAGAAGGTAATCCTGGATATCATCCAAAGATGTTACTCAAAGTGATGTTGTATGCTTATATGACTAATATCTATTCTTCGAGAAAGATAGAACTTGCACTTCGTGAGAATATCAATTTTATGTGGCTTACTTCTATGACTATTGTTGATCATAATACAATTAATAGATTTAGAAGTGATAAACTAAAAGAGAGTTTTAAAGAAATCTTCAAGCAGGTAGTTTTGATGTTGGCCTCAGAAGGACTGGTGAATCTAAAACAAATTTATACCGACGGAACAAAAATAGAAGCTCAGGCCGGCAGGTACACTTTTGTGTGGGGTAAGAGCATAAAAACCAATAAAGCAAAAATGCTCACCCAGTTGGAAGAATTATGGAACTATGCCCAAAGTATCGACAATGAAGATGACCCCAACCCGGAACCAACAGAGTTCAAAGAAATCAGCAAAGAGGTAATTGAGAAAACTGTAGCTAAAATAGATGCCAAACTCTCTGGTAATGAAAAGACCAGTTCTAAAGCAAAAGCTAAATTACGCTACATAAAAAATAATTTTACTTCCAATCTTGAAAAGTATGAAAAGCAAGAAGCTATTCTGGGAGAAAGAAACAGTTACAGCAAAACTGACACCCAGGCTACTTTTATGCGCATGAAAGAAGACCATATGTTAAACGGACAGCTCAAACCAGCTTATAATACTCAAATATCTACACAAAATCAGATCATTGTTCATTATACCATCCACCAAAATCCGACCGATACTAAAACACTCCAGCCTCATTTAGAAAATTTGGAACAAACCTTTGGTAAAAAATTATTTAAAAAGATAAAAGAAATAACTACTGACGCAGGTTATGGAAGTGAAGAAAACTACGATTATCTGAAACAGAAGAAACTCAAAGCTTTTGTGAAGTATAATACTTTTGAAAAAGAACAAGATCAAAACTACCAAAAGAAACACAAGGCTTTTAGCAAGGAAAATCTCTATTACAATCCAGAAGAAGACTATTATGTATGTCCAATGGGACAAAAAATGCATAAAACATATCAAAACCAGAAAACAACAACTACAGGATACACCCAAACCTTATCGCATTATCAGGCCAAAAACTGTGAAGGCTGTTCACTTCGAGGTCAATGTTTTAAAGCTCAGGGAAACAGAAGCATCGAGCGAAACCACAACCTTGAAAGACATAAACAACAAGCAAGGGAATTACTACTAAGTGAAATAGGAATACAAAGAAGAAAGCAACGCTCTGCCGATGTAGAGCCTGTATTCGCTCAACTCAAGCATAATAACGGTTTTAGACGGTTTTCTTTAAAAGGACTTCAAAAAGTAGAATTAGAATTCGGATTAATGGCTTTAGGTCACAACTTAAGAAAGAAAATTGCAGCATAA
- a CDS encoding efflux RND transporter periplasmic adaptor subunit — translation MKKVLYIVIGIAAIGLVAYILMNNKKKNEADTAIVGEKNASIAVRTDTIKLEKIAADYVANGNFIPLQELNFQAENSGRVVKVLVKEGSPVSIGQTLAVIKGDQLSIEVSNANAAYQNALTDSQRYENAFKTGGVTRQQLDQAKLALVNAKAKLQQANITFGDATIKSSINGIVNKKSVEPGTVVAPGTQLFELVNVSKLKLKVTVDESHIATLKVGSTVKVTASVYPDKEFTGKITFIAPKADESLNFPVEIEITNNANNDLKAGMYGTAVFTSAADQTPVLTVSRNAYVGSVSSNQVFVVNGDKVRLTKIVSGRNFGDKVEVLSGLKEGDIVVVSGQINLTDGAQISVVK, via the coding sequence ATGAAAAAAGTATTATATATCGTAATCGGAATTGCAGCTATAGGGCTTGTTGCATATATCCTGATGAATAACAAAAAGAAAAATGAAGCCGATACGGCGATAGTAGGAGAGAAGAATGCTTCTATTGCTGTTCGTACCGATACCATCAAACTGGAGAAAATTGCTGCGGATTATGTAGCCAATGGAAACTTTATCCCATTACAGGAATTGAACTTCCAGGCCGAAAACTCCGGAAGAGTGGTAAAAGTATTGGTTAAAGAAGGAAGTCCGGTTAGTATTGGGCAGACTTTAGCGGTTATCAAAGGTGATCAGCTTTCTATTGAAGTATCCAATGCCAATGCTGCTTACCAAAATGCATTGACTGACAGCCAGCGTTATGAAAATGCTTTCAAAACCGGTGGGGTAACCAGGCAACAACTGGATCAGGCAAAACTGGCCCTGGTGAACGCTAAGGCTAAATTGCAACAGGCCAATATCACTTTTGGAGATGCTACAATAAAATCATCCATTAATGGAATTGTGAACAAAAAAAGTGTAGAGCCAGGAACTGTAGTGGCTCCGGGGACACAATTATTCGAATTAGTGAATGTATCCAAACTGAAACTGAAAGTAACAGTAGATGAAAGTCATATTGCAACTTTAAAAGTTGGAAGTACAGTTAAAGTAACAGCCAGCGTATATCCTGATAAAGAATTTACAGGAAAAATTACATTCATCGCGCCAAAAGCAGATGAATCCCTGAACTTCCCGGTTGAAATCGAAATTACCAACAATGCTAACAATGACCTCAAAGCAGGTATGTATGGAACAGCCGTATTTACTTCTGCAGCAGACCAGACACCAGTACTTACGGTTTCCAGAAATGCCTATGTGGGTAGTGTGAGCAGCAACCAGGTATTTGTAGTGAATGGCGACAAAGTGCGATTGACAAAAATCGTTTCCGGCAGAAACTTCGGAGATAAGGTAGAAGTGCTAAGCGGATTAAAAGAAGGCGATATCGTTGTGGTCAGCGGGCAAATCAACCTGACAGACGGAGCGCAAATATCAGTCGTTAAATAG
- the fahA gene encoding fumarylacetoacetase produces MPITANNPDRKSWLQVPENSDFPIQNIPFGVFLTKEHVVTIGTRIGNYAIDLGALQQLSYFEGIELTDDMFMQDTLNDFISDGKKTWRLVRNRIADIFDQNNPELRDNTSHRDVVIFNIEDVEMQLPILIGDYTDFYSSKEHATNVGKMFRDPDNALLPNWVHIPVGYHGRSSTIIPSGIPVHRPMGQTLPNGETQPVFGPSRLVDFELETAFITTDANIMGENIPIEEAEEYIFGMVLLNDWSARDIQKWEYVPLGPFLAKNFASSISPWIVTLDALEPFRTSSPVQEPKPLAYLQQEGDHAFDINLEVTIAPENVAPTLLSKSNFKYMYWTMSQQLTHHTVNGCRVNSGDMMGSGTISGSTPDSFGSMLELTWGGKNPITMKDGTERKFINDGDTVTMTGYCQNDLVRIGFGEVSSKLLPPFVRK; encoded by the coding sequence ATGCCAATAACAGCTAATAATCCTGATAGAAAATCCTGGCTTCAGGTCCCTGAAAATAGTGATTTCCCTATTCAGAACATACCCTTCGGCGTCTTTTTAACCAAGGAACATGTCGTGACCATCGGAACCCGGATCGGCAATTATGCAATTGATTTGGGTGCACTCCAGCAATTGAGTTATTTCGAAGGAATCGAACTGACGGATGATATGTTCATGCAGGATACCCTAAATGATTTTATTTCAGACGGAAAAAAAACATGGCGCCTGGTACGCAACCGTATCGCCGATATTTTTGACCAGAACAATCCCGAATTACGAGACAATACATCACACAGAGATGTGGTGATTTTCAACATAGAAGATGTAGAAATGCAGCTTCCCATCCTAATTGGTGATTATACCGATTTTTATTCCAGTAAAGAACATGCGACCAATGTTGGTAAGATGTTCCGCGATCCGGACAATGCCTTATTACCCAACTGGGTTCATATCCCGGTAGGCTATCACGGCAGGAGTTCTACTATCATTCCATCCGGTATCCCGGTACATCGCCCTATGGGGCAAACGCTTCCAAATGGTGAGACACAACCTGTTTTTGGGCCTTCCCGATTGGTTGATTTTGAACTGGAAACAGCATTTATTACTACCGACGCTAATATTATGGGTGAAAATATTCCCATTGAAGAAGCGGAAGAATACATCTTTGGGATGGTATTGCTGAATGACTGGAGTGCCCGCGACATCCAGAAATGGGAATATGTGCCACTTGGGCCATTCCTGGCTAAAAATTTCGCTTCTTCCATTTCACCATGGATTGTAACTCTGGACGCTTTAGAGCCTTTCAGGACTTCAAGCCCGGTACAGGAACCAAAACCGTTAGCGTACCTGCAACAGGAAGGTGACCATGCTTTTGACATCAATCTTGAAGTAACTATCGCTCCGGAGAATGTAGCGCCGACCTTACTTTCAAAATCAAATTTTAAATACATGTACTGGACCATGAGCCAGCAATTGACTCACCATACTGTAAATGGGTGTCGGGTAAATTCCGGCGATATGATGGGATCAGGAACGATTTCAGGCAGCACTCCGGATAGCTTCGGTTCTATGCTGGAATTGACCTGGGGCGGAAAAAATCCAATCACCATGAAAGATGGAACGGAACGTAAATTCATCAACGATGGCGATACGGTAACCATGACCGGATATTGCCAGAATGACCTGGTTCGCATTGGATTTGGTGAAGTAAGCAGTAAACTGTTACCCCCTTTTGTTCGGAAATAA
- a CDS encoding TolC family protein, whose translation MSVAGLLMAFLFSGSIVAQKRSLTLKDAITYALENKSDAKKSRLQIENSQYQIEEVRSRALPQISATGSLMYNPILQLNAIDASAFGGGSGVLLAALGQKWSSTAGLNLTQNIFDQSIFTGLKAAKTTREFYQVNAQLTDEQVIERVANNYYNVYVQRQKLTVVDSNYVNTSKVKNIIKGQYDNGLAKKIDLDRIMVKLYNIDTQRQQLKNAVQLQENTLKFYMGMPIATPIELPVTEFELSPQILGETPDATQRTDYILLKTQEKLLEYQKKAVQAGYYPTLALTAGYNYIGQGPEMPWFKPTADKVYWSDYSSIGLNLHIPIFTGFGTRAKVRQADVDLRKLEEDMKDTKLSLELAYENSRTQIDNSIVTINNQKQNLKLAQEVLDDTKNNYYNGLASLTDLLDGENSLVEAQNNYTSALLDYRLAEIQLIKAKGELKTLIN comes from the coding sequence ATGTCAGTCGCCGGTTTGCTGATGGCATTTTTATTTTCGGGAAGCATAGTTGCACAAAAAAGAAGCCTGACGCTGAAAGATGCAATTACTTATGCTTTGGAAAACAAATCGGATGCCAAGAAATCAAGGCTGCAAATAGAAAACAGCCAATACCAGATTGAGGAGGTCCGTTCCCGGGCATTACCGCAAATCTCTGCAACAGGTAGCCTGATGTACAATCCAATCCTTCAATTGAATGCTATTGATGCAAGTGCATTCGGTGGTGGATCAGGAGTGCTTTTAGCCGCATTAGGGCAAAAGTGGAGTTCAACGGCAGGACTGAACCTGACCCAGAATATTTTTGACCAGTCGATCTTTACCGGATTAAAAGCGGCTAAAACGACCCGTGAGTTCTATCAGGTCAATGCACAGCTTACCGACGAACAGGTAATCGAACGTGTTGCCAATAACTATTATAATGTCTATGTCCAAAGGCAGAAACTTACTGTAGTAGACAGCAATTATGTAAACACGAGTAAAGTCAAAAATATTATCAAAGGACAGTATGATAACGGCCTGGCAAAAAAGATTGACCTGGATCGTATTATGGTAAAACTGTACAATATCGATACACAACGCCAACAATTGAAAAACGCGGTACAACTTCAGGAAAATACCCTGAAATTCTACATGGGTATGCCTATTGCAACCCCGATTGAACTTCCGGTGACGGAATTTGAATTGTCTCCGCAAATATTAGGGGAAACCCCGGATGCTACCCAGAGAACGGATTATATTTTGTTGAAAACACAGGAAAAACTGTTAGAATACCAAAAGAAAGCAGTACAGGCAGGCTATTATCCAACACTGGCACTGACGGCAGGCTACAATTATATCGGTCAGGGACCTGAAATGCCATGGTTCAAACCTACTGCGGATAAAGTATACTGGTCTGATTATTCTTCTATTGGATTAAACCTGCACATCCCGATTTTTACCGGTTTTGGAACGCGTGCCAAAGTACGCCAGGCAGATGTTGACCTGAGAAAATTGGAAGAAGATATGAAGGATACCAAATTATCATTGGAACTGGCGTATGAAAATTCCAGAACACAGATTGACAACAGTATTGTAACCATCAATAACCAAAAGCAAAATCTGAAACTGGCACAGGAAGTACTAGATGATACCAAAAACAACTATTATAACGGACTGGCTTCTTTAACCGATTTGTTAGATGGTGAAAACTCTCTGGTGGAAGCCCAGAACAATTATACTTCTGCTTTACTGGATTACAGGCTGGCAGAAATTCAGCTGATCAAAGCTAAAGGAGAATTAAAAACACTTATCAATTAA